One stretch of Emys orbicularis isolate rEmyOrb1 chromosome 7, rEmyOrb1.hap1, whole genome shotgun sequence DNA includes these proteins:
- the DDIT4 gene encoding DNA damage-inducible transcript 4 protein: protein MPGVWDSFSSSLPPIPEQRENQPSPIFSRGKSWQQEVPGRCVRAESSDCESLDSSLSCEGDAEYLDEVSLPDFDLLNDPEDELLCNNLMKLIQVSLNKANINSRRCCRLVMPSQLVTQVSKELLHLAYSEPCGLRGALIDLCVEQGKGCHSVGQIAVDPNLVPTFQLTLVLRLDSRLWPKIQGLLSSGTSFTPGFSQSLKLSTGFRVIKKKLYSSEQLLIEEC, encoded by the exons ATGCCAGGCGTGTGGGACAGCTTCTCTTCCTCGCTGCCTCCCAttccagagcagagagagaacCAGCCCTCACCCATCTTCTCCCGGGGAAAGAGCTGGCAGCAGGAAGTGCCCGGTCGCTGTGTCAGAGCGGAGAGCTCCGATTGTGAATCACTGGACAGCAGCTTGAGCTGTGAAGGAG ATGCAGAGTACCTGGATGAAGTTTCTCTGCCAGACTTTGACTTGTTAAATGACCCAGAAGATGAACTCCTATGTAATAATCTCATGAAACTAATCCAAGTCAGTCTGAACAAAGCCAATATCAATTCCAGGCGTTGCTGCAGACTTGTGATGCCAAGCCAACTCGTCACTCAAGTCAGCAAAGAGCTGCTTCACCTGGCTTATAGTGAGCCCTGTGGCCTGAGAGGTGCCCTCATTGACCTGTGTGTTGAACAAGGGAAGGGGTGTCACAGTGTGGGGCAGATTGCAGTGGATCCGAATCTTGTGCCTACTTTCCAGCTGACCCTTGTGTTAAGATTGGACTCCCGGCTCTGGCCTAAAATCCAGGGACTTCTTAGCTCTGGGACTTCTTTCACTCCTGGCTTCAGTCAGTCACTGAAGCTGAGCACTGGATTCAGAGTCATTAAAAAGAAGCTTTACAGCTCTGAGCAGTTGCTAATAGAGGAGTGTTGA